Below is a window of Manis javanica isolate MJ-LG chromosome 2, MJ_LKY, whole genome shotgun sequence DNA.
TATACACACTGACATACACAGTAACTTTTATATGGATTTAAAGATACTGTTAGTGTGTGATTTGCACATGTAAGTTATTTCAAACACCTCTGCACTTTGGGGCAGATGTATGGAAATGAACTcaagtaataaaaaatttataaagttgCTCATAAAATGAACCACTACAGGATTCTTTCTAATCAGTCTAGTTGAAATAAAACTCAAATGCTAACGTAGCCTCGTAAGTTAGTATATAGTGTCAATAATTTGCATCCGTAAGTTTTAAGTCTTTGGTGTAGCTTATAATGTGTTTCCAGAACTTGGGGATTAAGGTTCCTATAAAATATAGGTTGAGCTATTCATAATATTCTAGGTACCACCATCCTACACTTCCTTGGATTTGGATAAATATGCCCAGAATTTTGCATGCTTAATACATGCTTCTCTTTCAAATATTGAACCGTGACTACTAAGCCCACTAAATCCTTTTATTGCAATTGGGAATGATCAAAGTCTCCTTGTTTACTTCCAATTATTAACTATAAATCTCTGGGGAAAAGATCATGCTATATCTCTGTCAAACCCAACTGCGTAAACATATGCAATCAACTTTTTAGTGCTCCTTTTCCAAAGCATCTCTTTACCACATGACCTATGCTGACATTTAGCAAAACCTGTAAAACGCAGTGGATTTAAGTCATGGGTCTAAGTGCATCCTATAGCAGAGGTTGAGAGAAAAACTGTAGTCTCCGAGGAGgagaaacaagaagagaaaaaaaagaaggcaagaaagaaaggaaacctCTTGCAACACTGACGTCCAGTCACCATCATCACTCCAAAAAAGCTCCAAATTTAAAATGCCCACTTCTCTGGGAGCTCGTCCCGAGCAATGTTTAGAGAATTTATCCAAGACTCCCAACAAATAACACCTCAAAAACTTTGcccttttaaaagcaaatgcGGGAGACCTTGGAAACAACTGGGAACCGCCATCTTACAAGCCATCCAATTTCACACAAGTGTCCCTCCAACTTAAGTTAATAACATTTTTGTTTGGGCTCTCTGCAGGCTAACATTCACCTCGGCGGGATCGCTGCCCCCCACATAACCCGTCCCTATAAAATGGGGGAGTTCTCTGGATGTTTAAACCCCTCAAAAGCCCTTTCTTCGGGAGAGGAGGGAAGCCACTTGACCCGGGCAGCTCCCGATTTCAGGAACCCGTCCCCGTTTCATCCAAATCTACCTCTCAACAAAGGGCGCCGCGGCCGGGAGAGCCGCAGAGGCTGGAAATACAAGTGTCCTTCTCGGGGGCCATGTGCGTCGCGAGGGTGTAGAGGGGCGCTCGGGGGAGAAAAGACCTAAAACGTGGGGCGGCGCGCGGCGCGTCCGGGTTGAGCGGGCGGCGGCTGGAGCGGCGCCGAGCCCGGCTGGCGGCGGCGCGGCGCGGGCTGCGGGTCGGTCCCGGCGCCGCAGGAgccggcgggcggcggcgggcgcgCGCTCGCGGGCGCGGGCGGCGCGCGGGGACAGGCGGCGCgcggggcggcgggcggcggcgcgGGGCTCGGCGCCCACGCTGTCAGCGCCCTCCCGGCCGGCGCGGGAGAGGCGCGGGGGGGCCGTTCCCCATCCACCCGCGGCGCCGGCCCGAGCCCCGCGAGGCCCCCGCCGGCCCCGGCCTCGTCCCAGAGGCGCCTTGCCTCCTACGTACCCGGAAAAAGCAGCCGGCGAGAGGCGATCGAAGCGGGCGGAAAAGACAATGAAAGTTAAAAGTCGTTCAGCAGAAAATGAATGTGAGCCAAGCGGCCATCTTGAAGCGAGCTGCAGACGCCGCTGTCAATGGGCAACGAGCGCAGCCGAGAGGAGCCGCGGCCGCCGCGCTCGGCTCATGCTGCCTCCGGAGcccggcctcctcctcctcctcctcctccgcctcggcctcctcctcctcagcggcctcctcctcctcctcctccgcggCCTCCAACGcctcctcctctgggcctcctcctcctcctcctcctcctcctcctcctcctcggccgccgccgccgccgccgcctcctcccgcTCCGCACTCAGGGGAGGGAGCGCGCGGAGGGGGCGCGATCAGTATTATTCTGCGGGGCTAGGAGGTGTTTCTGATCCGGATCGGGGCTCCCTCGCCAACATCCCCATTGTCTCGCCCCAATCTCTGCCTTTAATACTAcgattattttttcaaagttgctgtggggggagggcgggtgggggggCGCCTAGTGTGTGCGTGCGGAGAggcggggggaggggaggaaggacgaagagggggaggggagggtggaaaaaaaaatgcaccgCTGAAGGCAGAGTGGAAACTGACACCAGCTCCAAAATGGCTCAGAGTCCGCCCGCCCCCTCTCCCCGCCGCCCCCCCGCCGGGTCACGTGCTCCCCTCATTCCTTAAGGGCGGCCTGGGAATTAGTGTCGGTGTAGTCGGGCCCGCGGCCGCCCCCTACCCCCGGAGCAGCGCGACCCGGCCCCCTCCCCCTTGTTGTgcacggcggcggcggcgctgcTGCGGAGACATTTCTCCACAGCGCCCCATGCGCCACCCTGCTCTCGGCGCGGGCATCGCTTCGGCCCCGCACGGAGctcagcccaccccaccccacccccccttatttctttctgctgcCCGCCTCCGCTCGCGGCGCACACGTCCACGGGCTCCCGCCGGCCAGcgctcccccagcccagcccagccttccCAGCGGGCTGCGATCCGGACTAAGGCGCCGCGGCGCGGGACCTGCGCCCGAGCTGGGCTCGCGGAAACAACAGCGCCCGCCTCCGTCGCCCCGCGGCCGCGCCGGCCCTCTTCCTCGCCCAGAGGCGGCTGAGGTggggcgcgcgcgcgcgcgcgcgcaggGGCACCGTGCGGGGGCCGCCCAGGCTGGGCCTCGGAGCCCGGAGAGCGAGGGTCCGGCTGCTGCCGAGCTCCCTCCCCGTACCTCCCGCGCAAGTAACGGGTTGGGCCGTCTCCCGCCGCGGGGCGGCAGTGCCCGCTTCCCCAGTCCCAAACCTTAGAGCTTCCACAAACTTCGGGGATCGCATCCTTTCCCACTGAGGTTAACCTTCATCCAGAGAAAAGGCGATCGTTAGAAGTTAACGCTGATCATATCTGTGTCTTCAAAGTAGTAACACACAAACTTAAATCCAAACTCACCACTGTTTTTGTCAGCTTATTTATTCAGAGTGTAATACTGTCTACTTTTATAAGACTTGAAAAACATCGAAGTGGGATCAAGGTACGCTTAATACAAAAGATTCAAATACTTTGGTAGAATTTTTCTCTCAACCCTTTTCACAAGTGTAAGACAATGTCAAAACTGATGAGCGGCATaaatccaaaaagaaaatttttttctactgaaaagGAAGACATCCAGGTGGAATAAACGATGGTTCCCCCGACGACAAGGTGTTGCCGGTCTTCCTCTAGACCCGAGCGGATCGTTAACTTCCACAAGTTACAACTGAGTTGCTCTTTCCAGGCCTTTTGAAGCATCTTTAAGTTTCCCCACTAAGTCCTAAAAGATGTATATAATGCCATGATTTTAGGATTAAATACAAGAAAGAACTATCCATATTTgagaaatgcaaaggaaaagtcgGGAGACACCTTCTAAGCAAATCTAAAATGCACGAGAATTTTAACCATTGACAAACCACTATCAGttaaaaggttttcctctaaaatATCTCATCTTCAAATGGGCTACTTCCCCTCAGATTGGTGATATGACTTCTAACCAAATCCTCTTAGCAGGAAAGATGTATCAGAATTAAATTTCTCAAGTTACCTAACATTATGTTGTACTCATTTTCTGAAAGTTTAAAGTTTGATTAGTTGTTACATTAAAACGACTCCACAGGAGAAATTCAGTTACATCAAAACTTCCAATAATGATCTTCACTTTTTTTAAGTGGTAAGAAATTAATTCGTTGTCATGTCCATTAtcaatgtagttttgaatttCTCGAGTCTTAAACTGGCAACCTAAAGCagttctagaattttatgtataCTTCCTCCTTTACAAAATCATTCAAAACTACGGTTTAAAAATCCTGTTTTGAAAGCTTAACTGAACTTCTGAAAGCCAAGAGGACATTTTCAAAGACattctcttaattttcctttGCCCTACTGTAACAAACTCATCACCAATATAAGGAATTTACATTCAACACTACACTTCAGGAGTTAACTTAGAACAGCAAATACAGATCAATTCTCGGTTAGTAACATCTAATTTCAAAAGTAAAGCCTACATTAAAATATTGCTTTTGAAGACCTCTTCCCAGTAAATCCTTAAGCAGCCTTCAGTATCTACTGACAGATGGTTATTTTTGTTTGGAACTTTCCATAAACATAATTCTCAAACACCTATGAAAAGATAGGCACATTCATAGATCCTAATACTGTACCTGTAATTGTTCCATGTTGCAACTAAAACTAATGTCTGGGAGGGTTTGGGAATCAGTGTtctagggaagaaaaaaaatgctgtttatatttaaataaaagaaattcaaattttcattacacatttaatttttaGACAGGGCTTATGTATAAATACCTCTACATTTAAGGTCACCAAGTATGCAGGTCTGTACATCTTGTGAAGTTGATTAGTCTAAAACACAACACATACATTTCAGCCTTTTTTCAAAAAGCTCCCTAAATCCCTCTAAAGAACAGTTAAACTTTACCTTTATCTGATATTCCAAACACCAAGAAACATCAATTATATGAGGGAGAGATCTGCCTATACTGAAAGATACAATGATAATTTTGTACATAATGCTGTTTCAGTATTTATCTTTACCGAGAAAGGTGTCTACCTTCCACACACATTCCCTACACACAcaattttaatccattctgaattTAGAACAGCTGGTTTTATTTTCAAGTACTGAATAGCaaaagagcatttaaaaattatctcaatgaactttatctttaaaaatattagcttAACTTCAATTGTTTCATTTGCCCTTTGGCCCCTTTTCTTTTGGTCAAGATTCCTGTTTTTTGCCCTGTTTTGTTTCACACCAGCATTCTCCATTCATACCTACAGGTGAAAAGTGGCTCAGCTTGACACCTTATACAGTACCTACCTTCCCAGTAGGATTTCTAGAGAATTCTTATTAttctgaaggggaaaaagaaaagaaagaaaacagatctttgcaaacagaatagaaaaaaatagtaattgttaattaaaaaaattttttaacctgGTACTCCGTGCAAAAGAGTTCTATTCGCTCTCTATCAAATTTACAGTCTTCTAGATAAGTGctaaaggggaggaaaaaagccAAAGTTTAGTCTCATCTTAAAATCTGAAATTGGAATCATAAAGGTACTATAAgaaaattaatgatatttaagTAAATCTTGTACCTTAGGGTTGATTTGTCAGCTCTTTGCTTTCCTGCCTCCAGTATGTAAGTTGCAGCTGCTGCATGACAATGTTTTAAAACCACTGGGTCTATATGTTTCAAGTCTGGGTgatctaaaataaattaattgctAGTGATGCCAGTGATAATAAATTCTTTATAGTCATGTTTCCAGTAAGTTTTTGAATTTTGGTAAAAAAAACCTTTCACAAGGTATCAAAAAGGATTCAACTTCAAGGATTTGCAATTGTAAGTGAGATGAGCAACAAAGTCAATGGCAAAACAATAAAGAGCAAACATCAGTAATTCTGCTGTTACTTGATCTCAATTACCTTCTTTCATTTTGCCTTAATAttttttactgctttttaaaaaacaccataATCCGAAAAGCAAAAACAACTATACACTGGTGATTCTAACGCTGGATGGAATAAATacaggggaaaataaaatgaatattttacatggtgtatatttttaaatgaataaacttCCCCTCTAAAGATTGATTGCTTTTAGGATAACTGGCTCCATGGACATCAGTACATCGGGAACGGGGAACAAAAGTTCagaatataaatt
It encodes the following:
- the COMMD3 gene encoding COMM domain-containing protein 3, yielding MELSEYVQKGFQMLADPGSFDSNAFTLLLRAAFQSLLDAQADEAVLDHPDLKHIDPVVLKHCHAAAATYILEAGKQRADKSTLSTYLEDCKFDRERIELFCTEYQNNKNSLEILLGSIGRSLPHIIDVSWCLEYQIKTNQLHKMYRPAYLVTLNVENTDSQTLPDISFSCNMEQLQDLVGKLKDASKGLERATQL